A stretch of DNA from Oscillospiraceae bacterium:
TTTTTCTTGACATAAAGGCGTAAAAATTATAAAATAAAAGGATAAATAGTTAGTGCTGAAGGAATGAACATAATGACAAAGCTTTATCCTTTGAAAATGAAACCGATTTACAAAGAAATTTTATGGGGCGGGCAAAGCTTAGCCTCTTTATATGAGCGCAAATTACCCTTTGAAAAAACTGCTGAAAGCTGGGAAGCATCTGCTCACAGAAACGGTTGCTCAACTGTTGAAGCGGGAGCGCTTTCGGGAGAAAATCTCGTACAGCTTGCAAAAGAATATAAAGAGGACTTTTTAGGCAGTCTTTGTGATGTGCAGGAGGGCTTTCCTTTGCTTTTGAAGCTTATAGATGCCTGCGACTTTTTATCTGTTCAGGTGCATCCTGACGATGAGCTTGCAAAGCTTGACAATGACAAGGGCAAAACTGAGATGTGGATAGTTCTGTGCGCAAAAGAAAATGCCGGTCTTTATATGGGCTTTAACCGTGATATCACCAAAGAGGAATACAAAAAAAGAATTTCCGACAACACCTTGAAAGAGGTTTTGAATTTTGTTCCTGCAAAGGCGGGGGACGTTTTTTATATTGCGGCAGGAACTGTTCACGCAATAGGAGCAGGTCTTGTTATTGCAGAGATACAGCAAAATTCCGACACCACCTACAGAGTATACGATTGGGGACGTGTAGGTAAGGACAATAAGCCAAGAGAGCTTCATATAGACAAGGCTCTGGAGGCTTCAACTCTTGAAAAATATTCTCCAAAGGCTCAGATTGCTTGTATAATGTCAGCTTCGACTAAAATCAGTTATTATCCTTGCTGTAAATATTTCGGTGCAGTCAAGCAAGAGATAGCTGAAGAATATAATGATTATACAAACAAAAAAAGCTTCCATATTCTTTTTTGCTCCGAGGGTGAGGGTGAAATTAAAGCAGATGGAAATTCTCACAGCATAAAGGCGGGAGAAACCTATATTATTCCTGCCTGTGTTGAGCGCTATCAAATTAAAGGAAAACTAACAGTTTATAAATTTTTTGTACCTGATTTTAACGAAGATTATCTTCTGCCTCTTGAAAAAGCAGGAGTTTCTCAAGCTGTTATTGACAGTCTTAACAATATATAATTGAAAGGAAGTAGTAGCTTGCCTTTTTGGGAAATAAAAGAACAATCTGAGCAAAAGGTTAATGAAATAGTAAAGCTTTCGGGACTTCCTGAAATTGCTGTCAGAGTGCTTATAAATAACGGACTTACAGA
This window harbors:
- a CDS encoding mannose-6-phosphate isomerase; this encodes MNIMTKLYPLKMKPIYKEILWGGQSLASLYERKLPFEKTAESWEASAHRNGCSTVEAGALSGENLVQLAKEYKEDFLGSLCDVQEGFPLLLKLIDACDFLSVQVHPDDELAKLDNDKGKTEMWIVLCAKENAGLYMGFNRDITKEEYKKRISDNTLKEVLNFVPAKAGDVFYIAAGTVHAIGAGLVIAEIQQNSDTTYRVYDWGRVGKDNKPRELHIDKALEASTLEKYSPKAQIACIMSASTKISYYPCCKYFGAVKQEIAEEYNDYTNKKSFHILFCSEGEGEIKADGNSHSIKAGETYIIPACVERYQIKGKLTVYKFFVPDFNEDYLLPLEKAGVSQAVIDSLNNI